In a single window of the Streptomyces sp. NBC_00285 genome:
- a CDS encoding response regulator transcription factor, translating into MTSVLVCDDSPLAREALRRAVATVPGVERVTTAANGEEVLRRWGADRSDLILMDVRMPGLGGVETVRRLLSADPGARIIMLTVAEDLDGVALAVAAGARGYLHKDASRAELRATVTQALADPTWRLAPRRLRSAEMGAAPTLTAREIQVLEGMSHGRSNAEIGRELFLSEDTVKTHARRLFKKLGASDRAHAVALGFRWGLVR; encoded by the coding sequence ATGACATCCGTCCTCGTCTGCGACGACTCCCCGCTTGCCCGAGAGGCGCTCCGCCGCGCGGTCGCGACCGTGCCCGGCGTCGAGCGCGTGACGACCGCGGCCAACGGCGAGGAAGTCCTCCGCCGCTGGGGTGCGGACCGTTCGGACCTGATTCTGATGGACGTACGCATGCCCGGTCTGGGCGGCGTCGAGACCGTGCGCCGGCTGCTGTCCGCCGACCCAGGTGCGCGCATCATCATGCTCACCGTCGCGGAGGACCTGGACGGCGTGGCGCTCGCGGTCGCCGCCGGTGCGCGCGGCTATCTGCACAAGGACGCGTCGCGTGCGGAATTGCGGGCGACCGTGACGCAGGCGCTCGCCGACCCGACCTGGCGGCTGGCTCCGCGTCGACTGCGGTCCGCCGAGATGGGCGCGGCACCGACGCTCACAGCGCGTGAGATCCAGGTACTCGAAGGAATGAGTCACGGCCGGTCCAACGCGGAGATCGGGCGTGAGCTCTTCCTCTCCGAGGACACCGTCAAGACGCACGCCCGCCGGCTGTTCAAGAAGCTCGGGGCCTCGGACCGGGCGCACGCCGTCGCACTCGGGTTCCGTTGGGGCCTGGTGCGCTGA
- a CDS encoding WhiB family transcriptional regulator, which translates to MADFSRLPGPNADLWDWQLLAACRGVDSSLFFHPEGERGAARSARENSAKEVCMRCPVRAQCAAHALAVREPYGVWGGLTEDEREELMGRARHRLVSAASVGSGVSNN; encoded by the coding sequence ATGGCAGATTTCTCCCGCCTTCCCGGACCGAACGCGGACCTGTGGGACTGGCAGCTCCTGGCTGCCTGTCGCGGCGTGGACAGCTCGCTCTTCTTTCACCCGGAGGGCGAGCGCGGTGCGGCTCGAAGCGCTCGCGAGAACTCGGCCAAGGAGGTCTGCATGAGATGCCCGGTGCGCGCGCAGTGCGCGGCGCACGCGCTGGCGGTGAGAGAGCCGTACGGCGTCTGGGGCGGGCTGACCGAGGACGAGCGCGAGGAGCTCATGGGACGGGCCCGGCACCGGTTGGTGTCCGCGGCATCCGTCGGGAGCGGCGTATCGAACAACTGA
- a CDS encoding SDR family NAD(P)-dependent oxidoreductase, with translation MTTALITGSTAGIGAAFARRLAADGHNLVLVARDTKRLQEQATELHDRHGIEAEVLTADLATDPGIEAVVARLADRRSPVDLLVNNAGFGNKGRYLDVSMADELKMLKVHCEAVLRLTSAAAEAMRERGRGGVVNVASVAAFVPRGTYGASKAWVVQFTQGAAKDLAGSGVRLMALCPGFVRTEFHQRAGMGTDNIPGWMWLDADKLVAAALADLARGKSLSIPDPRYKALMGVVKLAPRGLLGGVTSRTGRKYGPQ, from the coding sequence ATGACAACGGCATTGATTACGGGATCGACCGCGGGCATCGGTGCCGCGTTCGCGCGGCGGCTGGCGGCTGACGGGCACAACCTGGTGCTGGTGGCCCGCGACACCAAGCGGCTCCAGGAGCAGGCGACCGAGCTCCACGACCGTCACGGCATCGAGGCGGAGGTCCTCACCGCCGACCTCGCCACGGACCCCGGCATCGAGGCGGTCGTCGCCCGTCTCGCCGACCGCAGGTCCCCCGTCGACCTCCTGGTCAACAACGCGGGCTTCGGCAACAAGGGCCGTTATCTCGACGTCTCCATGGCCGACGAGCTGAAGATGCTCAAGGTGCACTGCGAGGCGGTGCTGCGGCTGACGTCGGCGGCCGCGGAGGCGATGCGGGAGCGGGGGCGGGGCGGTGTCGTGAACGTCGCCTCGGTGGCGGCCTTCGTGCCCCGCGGGACGTACGGCGCCTCGAAGGCGTGGGTCGTGCAGTTCACGCAGGGCGCGGCGAAGGACCTGGCGGGCAGCGGGGTCCGGCTGATGGCCCTGTGCCCGGGGTTCGTGCGGACCGAGTTCCACCAGCGGGCCGGGATGGGCACGGACAACATCCCCGGCTGGATGTGGCTCGACGCGGACAAGCTGGTCGCCGCCGCCCTCGCCGACCTGGCCCGCGGCAAGTCCCTGTCGATCCCGGACCCCCGTTACAAGGCGCTCATGGGGGTCGTGAAGCTGGCGCCCCGGGGGTTGCTGGGCGGGGTCACGTCGAGGACGGGGCGGAAGTACGGGCCGCAGTAG
- a CDS encoding MOSC domain-containing protein, which translates to MKLLSVNLGRAKAVPYTDNPEGLTGIDKRPEQGPVRVTAPGPKGIGGSALAGDAVCKKQHHGGDDQAVYAMAREDMDDWERELGRELANGFFGENLTTLGVDVSGARIGERWLIGSEVVLEVTSARIPCGTFQGHMDERRWVKRFTQRGAPGAYLRVIEPGEIRAGDPVEIVRRPDHEVTVALVFRAMTTERPLQPRLLAAGGALHPELLRSAREYVAKHSA; encoded by the coding sequence ATGAAGCTTTTGTCGGTGAATCTGGGCCGTGCGAAGGCCGTGCCGTACACGGACAACCCGGAAGGCCTGACCGGGATCGACAAGCGGCCGGAGCAGGGGCCGGTGCGGGTGACCGCGCCCGGTCCCAAGGGCATCGGAGGCAGCGCGCTCGCCGGGGACGCGGTGTGCAAGAAGCAGCACCACGGCGGTGACGACCAGGCCGTGTACGCGATGGCGCGCGAGGACATGGACGACTGGGAGCGCGAGCTGGGGCGTGAGCTGGCGAACGGCTTCTTCGGTGAGAACCTCACGACCCTCGGTGTGGACGTCTCCGGCGCGCGGATCGGCGAACGCTGGCTGATCGGATCCGAGGTGGTGCTGGAGGTCACCAGCGCGCGGATCCCGTGCGGCACCTTCCAGGGCCACATGGACGAGCGGAGGTGGGTGAAGCGGTTCACGCAGAGAGGCGCGCCCGGGGCGTATCTGCGGGTGATCGAGCCCGGTGAGATCCGTGCCGGGGACCCGGTCGAGATCGTGCGCCGGCCGGACCACGAGGTGACGGTCGCCCTGGTGTTCCGGGCGATGACCACCGAACGGCCGCTCCAGCCACGGCTGCTGGCGGCGGGCGGGGCACTCCATCCGGAGCTGCTGAGGTCGGCGCGCGAGTACGTGGCGAAGCACAGCGCGTGA
- a CDS encoding ester cyclase, with protein sequence MTFVQLIECRTSRFDEMDRLMDTWVERTKGKRTATHAMVGKDRADASHFVEIVEFPSYEDAMRNSGLPETEKIFQDMVALCDAVPTFTDLDVVRDEQLNTVVAREFFERAGRGDTAELFERYDEDYLEHDPANPGDQGLAASREVYEGWRRAFEFTFRVDDQIAQDDRVCTRWTWAGKHTGEFAGIAGTRQNVTMTGTTWHRFRDGRICEGWWQYDRAGLMEQLGVLGG encoded by the coding sequence ATGACGTTCGTACAGCTCATCGAGTGCAGGACCAGCCGTTTCGACGAGATGGACCGGCTGATGGACACCTGGGTCGAGCGGACCAAGGGGAAGCGCACCGCGACGCACGCGATGGTCGGGAAGGACCGGGCCGACGCGTCGCACTTCGTCGAGATCGTGGAGTTCCCGTCGTACGAGGACGCGATGCGCAACTCCGGGCTGCCGGAGACGGAGAAGATCTTCCAGGACATGGTCGCGCTGTGCGACGCGGTGCCCACGTTCACGGATCTCGACGTGGTGCGCGACGAGCAGCTCAACACGGTCGTCGCACGGGAGTTCTTCGAACGGGCCGGGCGCGGTGACACCGCGGAGTTGTTCGAACGGTACGACGAGGACTACCTCGAACACGATCCCGCGAATCCCGGGGACCAGGGGCTGGCGGCTTCCCGCGAGGTGTACGAAGGGTGGCGGCGGGCCTTCGAGTTCACCTTCCGGGTGGACGACCAGATCGCGCAGGACGACCGGGTGTGCACTCGCTGGACCTGGGCCGGGAAGCACACCGGTGAGTTCGCGGGCATCGCCGGGACCAGGCAGAACGTGACCATGACCGGGACCACCTGGCACCGGTTCCGGGACGGGAGGATCTGCGAGGGATGGTGGCAGTACGACCGGGCGGGGCTGATGGAACAGCTGGGAGTGCTCGGAGGATGA
- a CDS encoding LysR family transcriptional regulator, with the protein MIEARHLRVLRAVAATGSFSAAGRELGCTQPAVSQQMKALEASVGTPLIVRSGREMRLTQAGGALVRHAAGILAGLTAAEEEVAAIAGLRAGRVRLVSFPSGSSTLVPTALAALRAAHPGTRVSLEEAEPPHSVGLLREGDCDLALAFRYEGAAGGDEWDDLVVRPLLTDRLVALVPERHRLAGAGSVAIGELAGEPWIAGCPRCRGQLVEVCEGAGFTPRIDFATDDYPAVVGLVGAGLGVAVLPQLAIESVRPRGVRTVALEPAVRREIVALTLPDLAQVPAVAATLEQLAVAAGRK; encoded by the coding sequence GTGATCGAAGCCCGTCATCTCCGTGTCCTGCGTGCCGTCGCCGCCACCGGCTCCTTCTCGGCCGCGGGTCGCGAACTGGGCTGCACCCAGCCCGCGGTGAGCCAGCAGATGAAGGCCCTGGAGGCGTCCGTCGGCACACCGTTGATCGTCCGCAGCGGGCGCGAGATGCGGCTGACGCAGGCGGGCGGGGCGCTGGTGCGGCACGCCGCCGGGATCCTGGCCGGACTCACGGCCGCCGAGGAGGAGGTCGCCGCCATCGCCGGGCTCCGGGCCGGCCGGGTCCGGCTGGTCTCCTTCCCCAGCGGCAGCTCCACCCTCGTCCCGACCGCCCTCGCCGCCCTGCGCGCCGCGCACCCCGGCACCCGGGTCTCCCTGGAGGAGGCCGAACCGCCGCACTCCGTCGGCCTGTTGCGGGAGGGCGACTGCGACCTCGCGCTCGCCTTCCGGTACGAGGGGGCCGCGGGCGGCGACGAGTGGGACGACCTCGTCGTACGGCCCCTGCTGACCGACCGGCTCGTCGCCCTCGTACCGGAGCGGCACCGGCTCGCGGGCGCGGGGTCCGTGGCCATCGGGGAGCTCGCCGGGGAGCCGTGGATCGCCGGATGCCCGCGCTGCCGAGGCCAGTTGGTCGAGGTGTGCGAGGGCGCCGGCTTCACGCCCCGCATCGACTTCGCGACCGACGACTATCCGGCGGTGGTCGGCCTGGTGGGCGCGGGCCTCGGCGTCGCCGTCCTGCCCCAGCTGGCGATCGAGTCCGTACGCCCCCGAGGTGTGCGCACGGTCGCGCTGGAACCGGCGGTCCGGCGGGAGATCGTCGCGCTCACCCTGCCCGACCTGGCGCAGGTGCCGGCGGTGGCGGCGACGCTGGAACAGCTCGCGGTCGCCGCGGGCCGGAAGTAG